From the genome of Erythrobacter litoralis, one region includes:
- a CDS encoding carbonic anhydrase, whose amino-acid sequence MPEFAELLKGYRRFREQTWPRQRERFAETLEKGQHPKLMIIACCDSRVDPAQIFDVDPGDIFVLRNVAALVPPFETTPGQHGVSAAVEFAVQVLEVAQIVVMGHGRCGGCQAALRQDYSGDEESEGRFLAGWITLLDEARAEVASHYGTESPEAELEMEFAAIRQSLANLRTFPWLAAREAEGRLKLRGSHFSIAEGRLYSLDEATGHFEVIE is encoded by the coding sequence ATGCCCGAATTCGCCGAATTGCTGAAAGGCTATCGCCGTTTCCGCGAACAGACCTGGCCCCGCCAGCGCGAACGCTTTGCCGAAACGCTGGAAAAGGGCCAGCATCCCAAGCTCATGATCATTGCCTGCTGCGACAGCCGGGTCGATCCGGCGCAGATCTTCGACGTCGATCCGGGCGACATCTTCGTTCTCAGAAACGTCGCAGCGCTTGTCCCGCCGTTCGAGACGACACCCGGCCAGCACGGCGTTTCGGCGGCAGTCGAATTCGCGGTGCAGGTGCTCGAGGTCGCCCAGATCGTCGTCATGGGCCATGGCCGGTGCGGGGGCTGCCAGGCGGCGCTGCGACAGGATTATTCGGGCGATGAAGAGAGCGAAGGCCGGTTTCTCGCGGGCTGGATCACCCTTCTCGACGAAGCGCGGGCCGAGGTCGCGTCGCACTATGGAACCGAGAGCCCGGAGGCTGAGCTCGAAATGGAATTCGCCGCGATCCGCCAGAGCCTTGCGAACCTCCGCACCTTCCCGTGGCTGGCAGCGCGCGAGGCAGAAGGGCGGCTCAAGCTGCGAGGCTCGCATTTCTCGATCGCGGAGGGACGGCTCTATTCTCTCGACGAGGCGACGGGCCACTTCGAAGTCATCGAATAG
- a CDS encoding CinA family protein produces MSDYLLPDDITRLAERVIAENAEAGRKVALAESCTGGLVAGALTEVAGSSAVLDRGFVTYSNEAKMESLGVASDIIETFGAVSIACVWAMAQGALERSNADVAVAISGVAGPGGGTTIKPVGTVVFARATRDMGEPEGELRHFDGGEGPGARASIRRQATLCALELLLP; encoded by the coding sequence ATGAGCGATTATCTCCTTCCCGATGACATCACGCGGCTTGCCGAGAGGGTCATCGCAGAAAACGCCGAGGCCGGGCGCAAGGTCGCTCTGGCGGAGAGCTGCACGGGCGGCCTCGTCGCCGGCGCGCTGACCGAGGTGGCGGGCTCCTCCGCCGTGCTCGACCGGGGGTTCGTGACCTATTCGAACGAGGCCAAGATGGAATCGCTGGGCGTCGCAAGCGACATCATCGAGACCTTCGGCGCTGTATCGATCGCCTGTGTCTGGGCAATGGCGCAGGGCGCGCTGGAACGCTCCAACGCCGATGTCGCAGTGGCGATCAGCGGAGTTGCGGGACCGGGCGGCGGGACGACGATCAAACCGGTCGGAACGGTCGTCTTCGCCCGCGCAACGCGCGACATGGGGGAGCCCGAAGGCGAACTCCGGCATTTCGACGGCGGCGAAGGCCCCGGCGCGCGCGCTTCGATCCGTCGTCAGGCGACGCTGTGCGCGCTCGAATTGCTGTTGCCGTAA
- the lipA gene encoding lipoyl synthase, with amino-acid sequence MNDLANTPQPEPNAGRPARQRKPDWIRVRAPAGEGYHETRRLMRELNLNTVCEEAACPNIGECWTKKHATVMILGDVCTRACAFCNVKTGMPRKVDPMEPENTAIAAAKMGLEHIVITSVDRDDLPDGGAMQFVKVIEALRRNTPDTTIEILTPDFRGKMRRAVEMICEAGPDVYNHNLETVPRLYPTIRPGARYYASLRLLEEVKAHNPLIFTKSGIMLGLGEERLEVHQVMDDMRSAEVDFITMGQYLQPTPKHARVEEFVTPKAFDAYGAIARAKGFLQVASSPLTRSSYHAGDDFAQMRAAREERLAKQAAREKA; translated from the coding sequence ATGAACGATCTCGCGAACACTCCGCAGCCCGAACCGAATGCTGGACGCCCGGCGCGCCAGCGCAAGCCCGACTGGATCCGCGTCCGCGCGCCCGCCGGAGAGGGCTATCACGAGACCCGCCGCCTGATGCGCGAGCTCAATCTCAACACGGTGTGCGAAGAGGCGGCCTGCCCCAATATCGGCGAGTGCTGGACCAAGAAGCACGCGACCGTCATGATCCTCGGCGATGTCTGCACGCGTGCATGCGCGTTCTGCAACGTCAAGACCGGGATGCCGCGCAAGGTCGATCCGATGGAGCCGGAAAACACCGCGATCGCCGCGGCCAAGATGGGTCTAGAACACATCGTCATCACCAGCGTCGACCGCGACGACCTGCCCGATGGCGGGGCAATGCAGTTCGTCAAGGTGATCGAGGCCCTGCGCCGCAACACGCCTGATACGACGATCGAGATCCTCACGCCCGATTTCCGCGGCAAGATGCGCCGCGCGGTGGAGATGATCTGCGAGGCGGGACCGGACGTCTACAACCACAATCTGGAAACCGTGCCGCGGCTCTATCCGACGATCCGCCCGGGCGCGCGCTATTATGCCTCGCTGCGGCTGCTCGAAGAAGTGAAGGCGCACAACCCGCTGATCTTCACGAAGTCGGGCATCATGCTCGGGCTGGGCGAGGAACGTCTCGAAGTGCATCAGGTGATGGACGACATGAGAAGCGCCGAAGTCGATTTCATCACGATGGGCCAGTATCTACAGCCGACGCCCAAGCATGCCAGGGTCGAGGAATTCGTCACGCCGAAGGCGTTCGACGCCTATGGGGCGATCGCGCGGGCCAAGGGGTTCCTGCAGGTCGCCTCGAGCCCACTGACGCGGTCAAGCTACCACGCCGGCGATGATTTCGCCCAGATGCGGGCCGCGCGCGAGGAACGCCTTGCCAAGCAGGCGGCACGGGAAAAGGCCTGA
- a CDS encoding squalene/phytoene synthase family protein — MTPPDEDLSAEAEVALAYSPAELRAALHAALALDQRLARIAGQTSEVMLGQMRLAWWRDMLKSPAAERPRGDAVLDLIALHWQGRETALGQVVDAWEVLVAAEAMERVDIIAFARGRAAPFAALAQGEEEAECALAAGLRWALAEAAPRLSDASERERFVKLGLEHVEARGRLPRALRGLAVLDALAIRALKRGGRPLMEGRGAALTALRAAVLGS, encoded by the coding sequence GTGACCCCTCCCGACGAAGACCTGTCCGCCGAAGCGGAAGTGGCTCTTGCATACAGCCCTGCAGAGCTTCGCGCGGCCTTGCACGCCGCGCTTGCGCTGGACCAAAGGCTCGCCCGGATTGCAGGCCAGACGAGCGAGGTAATGCTCGGTCAGATGCGTCTTGCCTGGTGGCGCGACATGCTGAAAAGTCCGGCTGCCGAGCGTCCGCGAGGCGATGCGGTGCTCGACCTGATCGCGCTGCACTGGCAGGGGCGGGAAACCGCACTCGGCCAAGTGGTCGATGCCTGGGAAGTGCTGGTCGCCGCCGAAGCGATGGAGCGCGTCGATATCATCGCCTTCGCGCGCGGGCGTGCGGCGCCTTTCGCAGCGCTTGCCCAGGGGGAAGAAGAGGCTGAATGCGCCCTCGCGGCGGGCCTGCGCTGGGCGCTGGCCGAGGCGGCTCCGCGCCTTTCAGATGCTTCAGAGCGCGAGCGATTCGTGAAATTGGGCCTCGAGCATGTCGAAGCTCGCGGCCGATTGCCGCGGGCGCTGCGCGGGCTTGCCGTTCTAGACGCGCTTGCGATCCGGGCGCTGAAGCGCGGCGGACGCCCGCTCATGGAAGGCCGGGGCGCGGCTCTCACCGCGCTTCGGGCGGCTGTTCTTGGCTCCTGA
- the trmFO gene encoding methylenetetrahydrofolate--tRNA-(uracil(54)-C(5))-methyltransferase (FADH(2)-oxidizing) TrmFO, translating into MNDRTYDVHIIGGGLAGSEAAWQLARRGVRVRLSEMRGGGDMTPAHQTDGLAELVCSNSFRSDNDESNAVGLLHHEMRALDSIVMRAGEKARVPAGSAMAVDRDVFSAEVHRTLEEHRNVDIVRERIDILPDAGLTIVATGPLTAQGLASSIVAATGEERLAFFDAIAPIVYRDSIDMSKCWIQSRWNKTTEASNEDGDYINCPMNKEQYLAFHKGLIEGEKSDFKDWEKDTPYFDGCMPIEVMAERGVETLRYGPMKGVGLDNPYDTTPEFPQGRWPYAVVQLRQDNKLGTLWNMVGFQTKLKYGAQVELFRTIPGLENAEFARLGGLHRNTFLNSPQVLDRQLRLRAAPHIRFAGQVTGCEGYVESAAIGLVAGMMTATELTGRSWTPLPATTAMGALLSHITGDADAATFQPMNVNFGLFPPLHEVKKKARKQAYTERAKADLADWIRSAEPIPA; encoded by the coding sequence ATGAACGATCGAACTTACGATGTGCACATAATCGGCGGCGGTCTCGCGGGGAGCGAGGCGGCCTGGCAACTCGCCCGGCGAGGCGTGCGCGTGCGCCTGTCCGAAATGCGCGGTGGCGGCGACATGACCCCGGCGCACCAGACCGATGGACTTGCCGAGCTCGTCTGCTCGAACAGCTTCCGTTCCGACAACGACGAAAGCAATGCGGTGGGCCTGCTCCACCATGAAATGCGCGCGCTCGATTCGATCGTGATGCGCGCTGGCGAAAAGGCGCGGGTTCCCGCGGGCAGCGCGATGGCTGTCGACCGAGACGTGTTCTCGGCCGAAGTGCATCGGACGCTTGAAGAACATCGGAACGTCGACATCGTGCGCGAGCGGATCGACATCCTGCCCGATGCAGGCCTCACCATCGTTGCAACCGGCCCGCTGACCGCGCAGGGCCTTGCCTCCAGCATCGTCGCTGCGACCGGCGAGGAAAGGCTCGCTTTCTTCGATGCGATTGCACCGATCGTCTATCGCGACAGCATCGACATGTCGAAATGCTGGATCCAGTCCCGCTGGAACAAGACCACCGAAGCCTCGAACGAGGACGGCGACTATATCAATTGCCCGATGAACAAGGAGCAATACCTCGCCTTCCACAAGGGGTTGATCGAAGGCGAGAAGAGCGATTTCAAGGACTGGGAGAAGGACACGCCCTATTTCGACGGCTGCATGCCGATCGAGGTAATGGCCGAACGCGGGGTGGAAACTTTGCGCTATGGGCCGATGAAGGGCGTAGGGCTCGACAATCCCTACGATACGACGCCCGAGTTTCCGCAGGGGCGCTGGCCCTATGCGGTGGTGCAGCTTCGCCAGGACAATAAGCTGGGCACGCTGTGGAACATGGTCGGCTTCCAGACCAAGCTCAAATACGGCGCGCAAGTCGAACTTTTCCGCACGATTCCCGGCCTCGAGAACGCGGAATTCGCGCGCCTGGGCGGCCTCCACCGCAACACCTTCCTCAATTCGCCGCAGGTTCTCGACCGGCAGCTGCGCCTGCGCGCGGCACCGCATATCCGCTTTGCCGGTCAGGTGACAGGTTGCGAGGGTTATGTCGAAAGCGCCGCGATCGGCCTTGTCGCCGGGATGATGACGGCGACCGAACTGACCGGCCGGAGCTGGACGCCCCTGCCAGCGACGACCGCGATGGGCGCCCTGCTCTCTCACATCACCGGTGATGCGGATGCCGCGACCTTCCAGCCCATGAATGTCAATTTCGGCCTTTTCCCTCCTCTCCACGAGGTGAAGAAAAAGGCGCGCAAGCAGGCCTATACCGAGCGGGCAAAGGCCGACCTGGCAGACTGGATCAGGTCGGCGGAGCCGATCCCCGCCTGA
- a CDS encoding NYN domain-containing protein, whose translation MSQPFSNNIALLIDADNASHAAIDPVLTVLAELGQVNIRRAYGNWRKTSLKGWIDKMHRYGIEPQQQFDLTKGKNATDMKMTIDALDLLYGGRVHGFGIMSSDSDFMPLAMRIRQDGLPVYGFGGGKTPEAFREACTRFIDVNALLRADKAEKGPGSRRGSTKSAAGSGTGTNSEKEAASSGIGEDLLNLLVDAYNASKRDENGYAKLSEVGQRAGNRSSFDTRNYGFTRLYDMLDAIPNFALERRKDGEVWVKRLR comes from the coding sequence ATGTCTCAGCCCTTTTCCAACAACATCGCCCTGCTGATCGACGCCGACAATGCCAGCCATGCCGCGATCGATCCGGTTCTCACCGTCCTTGCCGAGCTCGGCCAGGTCAATATCCGGCGCGCCTATGGCAATTGGCGCAAGACCAGCCTCAAGGGCTGGATCGACAAGATGCATCGCTATGGCATCGAGCCTCAGCAGCAATTCGACCTCACCAAGGGCAAGAACGCGACCGACATGAAGATGACGATCGACGCGCTCGACCTTCTTTATGGCGGGCGCGTCCACGGCTTCGGCATCATGAGCTCGGACAGCGATTTCATGCCGCTTGCCATGCGCATCAGACAGGACGGCCTGCCGGTCTACGGATTCGGCGGCGGCAAGACGCCCGAGGCGTTTCGCGAAGCCTGCACCCGTTTCATAGACGTCAACGCCCTGCTGCGCGCCGACAAGGCGGAAAAGGGTCCCGGCTCACGGCGCGGCTCGACGAAGTCGGCGGCTGGATCAGGCACCGGGACCAATAGTGAGAAAGAGGCGGCATCGAGCGGCATCGGCGAGGATCTGCTGAACCTGCTGGTGGATGCCTACAACGCCTCGAAGCGCGATGAGAACGGGTATGCCAAGCTGTCCGAAGTGGGCCAGCGTGCGGGCAATCGGTCCAGCTTCGATACACGCAATTACGGCTTCACCCGGCTTTACGACATGCTCGATGCGATCCCGAATTTCGCGCTGGAACGACGCAAGGACGGCGAGGTCTGGGTCAAGCGGCTGCGCTGA
- a CDS encoding lysoplasmalogenase, which produces MPKRALVDHRPWLLASAIAACAYYFLWNDPIAEGIWGILLKGGGVGLLALYVMRRTKGTGGAILVIALALSAAGDMAIELSFEAGGALFMASHGVAILLYARNLRDNPVMSQRLLALVLIVSGPVLSWLLSGRLDIAAYGAVLGAMAGGAWLSRFPRYRVGVGAVLFMASDWLLFSRFGPINLAPFPDLLVWPLYYAGQVMIATGVVQTLRADHES; this is translated from the coding sequence ATGCCGAAACGCGCACTGGTCGATCACCGGCCCTGGCTTCTGGCGAGCGCCATTGCAGCTTGCGCCTACTATTTCCTCTGGAACGATCCCATCGCAGAAGGGATCTGGGGCATCCTACTCAAAGGGGGCGGGGTGGGCCTGCTTGCGCTCTATGTCATGCGCCGTACGAAGGGGACGGGCGGGGCGATCCTCGTCATCGCGCTCGCCCTGTCGGCGGCGGGGGACATGGCGATCGAGCTGTCCTTCGAAGCGGGCGGAGCGCTGTTCATGGCTTCTCACGGTGTCGCGATCCTTCTCTATGCACGCAATCTGCGTGACAATCCGGTGATGAGCCAGCGCTTGCTTGCGCTCGTGCTGATCGTGTCCGGACCGGTCCTGTCCTGGCTGCTGAGCGGTAGGCTCGATATCGCCGCCTATGGCGCGGTGCTCGGCGCAATGGCGGGCGGCGCGTGGCTGAGCCGTTTCCCGCGCTACCGGGTAGGGGTGGGCGCTGTCCTGTTCATGGCGAGCGATTGGCTGCTGTTCAGTCGGTTCGGACCGATCAATCTCGCGCCCTTCCCCGACCTTCTTGTCTGGCCGCTATATTACGCAGGACAGGTCATGATCGCGACCGGCGTAGTGCAGACCCTGCGCGCCGATCACGAAAGCTGA
- a CDS encoding TadE/TadG family type IV pilus assembly protein: MLTNTTILSSIRAAGSRGAAFARLLAHDASGLAFIEFAYTLPIFVGFGMVGMEFTNVVLARQKTERIAATVADLVASNQVPPNERQIGDMFAAVPQIASPFEFENGGNVIITAVIGIYDRDNDQVENKIAWQRCMIADSHPSKVGSQWTDTNDIADGPSVELANDIELLQNQMVIVSEVFYPYEPLITQSIVKGLVPENNLFRETATFRTRGQAIMNVTPVQGTDMHDC; this comes from the coding sequence ATGCTGACCAACACAACGATCCTTTCATCTATCCGCGCTGCCGGGTCGAGGGGCGCTGCCTTTGCCCGGCTCCTTGCCCACGATGCGAGCGGTCTGGCATTCATTGAATTCGCCTACACGCTCCCGATTTTCGTCGGTTTCGGAATGGTCGGCATGGAATTCACCAATGTCGTGCTCGCCCGGCAAAAGACCGAACGGATTGCGGCGACGGTCGCCGATCTCGTTGCGAGCAACCAGGTGCCGCCGAACGAGCGTCAGATCGGAGACATGTTCGCTGCTGTCCCGCAGATCGCCAGCCCCTTTGAGTTCGAGAATGGCGGTAATGTCATCATCACCGCGGTAATCGGAATCTACGACCGGGATAACGACCAGGTTGAGAACAAGATCGCTTGGCAACGCTGCATGATCGCCGATAGTCATCCCAGCAAGGTCGGCTCACAATGGACCGATACGAACGACATTGCGGATGGGCCATCGGTCGAACTCGCCAATGACATTGAACTGCTGCAGAACCAGATGGTGATCGTGTCGGAGGTTTTTTATCCGTACGAACCGCTCATCACGCAGTCGATCGTCAAGGGGCTCGTGCCCGAGAACAACCTGTTCCGCGAAACCGCGACTTTCCGGACCCGCGGGCAGGCAATCATGAATGTAACGCCCGTCCAGGGTACGGACATGCACGACTGCTGA
- a CDS encoding type II toxin-antitoxin system RatA family toxin, with the protein MPGIRETRRLPYSCEQMFDLVADVKRYGEFLPWVIATRVRSDSETEMIADMVVGFKAIRESFTSRVLKRRPREIEVIYLDGPLSDLDNVWTFREIDEHSCEIDFAVDFTFKNKLFERIAGQYFDRAFRKMVAAFEARANELYGNSNSSAHSVA; encoded by the coding sequence ATGCCCGGTATCCGCGAGACGCGCAGGCTGCCTTATAGCTGCGAACAGATGTTCGACCTTGTCGCAGACGTGAAGCGCTATGGCGAGTTCCTGCCGTGGGTGATCGCGACGCGTGTCCGTTCGGACAGCGAGACCGAAATGATCGCGGACATGGTGGTCGGCTTCAAGGCGATCCGCGAAAGCTTCACCTCGCGCGTGCTCAAGCGCCGCCCACGCGAGATCGAAGTGATCTATCTCGACGGGCCGCTCAGCGATCTCGACAATGTCTGGACCTTCCGAGAGATCGACGAGCACAGCTGCGAGATCGATTTCGCGGTCGATTTCACCTTCAAGAACAAGCTGTTCGAGAGGATTGCGGGCCAGTATTTCGACCGCGCCTTCCGCAAGATGGTTGCTGCTTTCGAAGCGCGCGCGAACGAGCTTTACGGCAACAGCAATTCGAGCGCGCACAGCGTCGCCTGA
- the gyrA gene encoding DNA gyrase subunit A → MSDDTEILDSPAPSGDYDRIDIVDEMKTSYLDYAMSVIVSRALPDVRDGLKPVHRRILYASQEGGFVAGRPYRKSAKIVGDVMGNYHPHGDAAIYDALARMTQDWSMRVPLIDGQGNFGSMDPDPPASMRYTEARLARVANTLLDDLDKDTVDFVDNYDGSTKEPQVLPARFPNLLVNGAGGIAVGMATNVPPHNLGEVIDGCLAFIENPAITVEELIEYIPGPDFPTAPLILGTSGAKAAYTTGRGSVLMRCRHEIEEKRGEKRAIVLTSMPYQVGKSNLVEKIADAAKEKRIEGISDIRDESSREGVRVVIDLKRDASPEVVLNQLWRYTPAQSSFPANMLAIRGGRPETLTLRDIIQSFIAFREEVITRRTKFELNKARERAHVLLGLVVAVSNLDEVVAMIRSAANPAEARAKLLAKEWPIGDIAQYIRLVEALEPSADEEGGTYRLSERQVKAILELRLHRLTALGRDEIGDELKELADTIEELLSILADRVKLYEVMREELEEVRATYATPRVSEIAPAWDGLEDEDLIERDDMVVTVTLGGYIKRTALSTFRAQARGGKGRAGMATKDEDAVVELFVTSTHNPVLFFTNTGRVYRLKVWKLPEGGPTTRGRPMVNLLPLAEDERVTNVLPLPEDEAEWDRLGIVFATEQGMVRRNSMDAFTNVPTNGKYAMGFVEGSGDRLIGVRLVGETQEIFLASDAGKAIRFAATDARETKSRTGIGVRGMALKDDAKVVSLAVLDQLEADMETREAYLRAAAWKNNDADPTLPAEQMEAMAEREEFILTITANGYGKISSAYEYRTIGRGGQGLTNIGTPESNPDRNGPVVASFPVRHGSQLMLVTDQAKLIRMPIQFRHLLEKGFEEHKGWSVYGRSSSGIRIFDVAKGEHIVGAALIDETEEPENEAEEAVVEEMVERRGGDDETAPDTTAHSDRNIDGEPGG, encoded by the coding sequence TTGAGCGACGACACCGAAATTCTCGATTCCCCTGCCCCTTCAGGCGATTACGACCGCATCGACATCGTCGATGAGATGAAGACGAGCTATCTCGATTACGCGATGAGCGTGATCGTCAGCCGTGCGCTGCCCGACGTGCGCGACGGGCTCAAGCCGGTTCATCGCCGCATCCTCTATGCCAGTCAGGAAGGCGGCTTCGTCGCCGGTCGGCCCTATCGAAAGAGCGCCAAGATCGTCGGCGACGTGATGGGTAACTACCACCCGCACGGCGATGCGGCGATCTACGACGCGCTCGCGCGAATGACGCAGGACTGGTCGATGCGCGTGCCGCTGATCGACGGTCAGGGCAATTTCGGATCGATGGACCCCGATCCGCCCGCCTCCATGCGGTATACCGAGGCGCGGCTGGCGCGGGTGGCGAACACCCTGCTCGACGATCTCGACAAGGACACGGTCGATTTCGTCGACAATTACGACGGTTCGACGAAGGAGCCGCAGGTTCTGCCGGCGCGCTTCCCCAACCTGCTCGTCAACGGGGCGGGCGGGATCGCTGTCGGCATGGCGACCAACGTGCCGCCGCACAATTTGGGCGAAGTGATCGATGGCTGCCTTGCATTCATCGAAAACCCGGCAATCACGGTCGAGGAGCTGATCGAGTACATTCCCGGTCCCGATTTCCCGACCGCACCCCTGATCCTCGGCACCAGCGGGGCCAAGGCCGCCTACACCACCGGACGTGGTTCGGTCCTCATGCGGTGCCGCCATGAAATCGAGGAGAAGCGCGGCGAGAAGCGCGCGATCGTGCTGACCTCGATGCCCTATCAGGTGGGCAAATCGAACCTGGTCGAGAAGATCGCCGATGCCGCCAAGGAAAAGCGGATCGAGGGGATTTCCGACATCCGCGACGAATCCTCGCGCGAAGGCGTACGGGTCGTCATCGATCTGAAACGCGATGCCTCGCCCGAAGTCGTGCTCAACCAGCTGTGGCGATACACGCCCGCGCAGTCCTCGTTCCCGGCGAACATGCTCGCGATCCGCGGTGGGCGTCCCGAGACGCTGACCCTGCGCGACATCATCCAGAGCTTCATCGCCTTTCGCGAGGAGGTCATTACCCGCCGCACCAAGTTCGAACTTAACAAGGCGCGCGAGCGTGCGCATGTCTTGCTCGGCCTTGTCGTGGCGGTCTCAAACCTAGACGAAGTCGTGGCGATGATCCGCAGCGCCGCCAACCCGGCCGAGGCGCGCGCCAAGCTGCTGGCCAAGGAATGGCCGATCGGCGACATCGCGCAATATATCCGCCTCGTCGAAGCGCTCGAGCCGAGCGCCGACGAGGAAGGCGGGACCTACCGCCTGTCCGAACGGCAGGTGAAGGCGATCCTCGAACTGCGCCTCCATCGCCTGACCGCCCTGGGCCGCGACGAGATTGGTGACGAACTCAAGGAACTGGCCGACACGATCGAGGAGCTGCTCTCCATCCTCGCCGACCGGGTGAAACTCTACGAGGTCATGCGCGAGGAACTGGAAGAGGTTCGCGCAACCTACGCGACGCCGCGCGTTTCCGAAATCGCGCCGGCATGGGACGGGCTCGAGGACGAGGACCTGATCGAGCGCGACGACATGGTCGTGACCGTAACCCTCGGCGGCTATATCAAGCGGACCGCGCTTTCGACCTTCCGCGCCCAGGCACGGGGTGGCAAGGGCCGCGCCGGCATGGCGACCAAGGACGAGGACGCGGTCGTCGAACTCTTCGTCACCAGCACCCACAACCCCGTCCTGTTCTTCACCAATACAGGCCGGGTCTATCGCCTCAAGGTCTGGAAGCTGCCCGAAGGCGGCCCCACGACCCGTGGACGGCCAATGGTGAACCTCCTGCCGCTGGCCGAGGACGAGCGCGTCACCAACGTGCTCCCGTTGCCCGAGGACGAGGCCGAGTGGGACAGGCTCGGCATCGTCTTCGCGACCGAACAGGGCATGGTGCGGCGCAATTCGATGGATGCCTTCACCAACGTGCCGACCAACGGGAAATATGCGATGGGCTTCGTCGAAGGCTCGGGCGACCGGCTGATCGGGGTGCGCCTCGTCGGCGAAACGCAGGAAATCTTCCTTGCAAGCGATGCGGGCAAGGCGATCCGCTTTGCCGCGACGGATGCGCGCGAGACCAAGAGCCGCACCGGCATCGGCGTGCGCGGCATGGCGCTGAAGGACGATGCCAAGGTCGTCAGCCTCGCCGTGCTCGACCAGCTCGAAGCCGACATGGAAACGCGCGAGGCCTACCTGCGCGCGGCGGCGTGGAAGAACAACGACGCCGACCCGACCCTGCCGGCAGAACAGATGGAGGCGATGGCCGAAAGGGAGGAATTCATCCTGACCATCACCGCCAACGGCTACGGCAAGATCTCCTCGGCCTATGAATACCGCACGATCGGGCGTGGCGGCCAGGGGCTGACCAATATCGGTACGCCCGAAAGCAACCCTGATCGCAACGGCCCGGTCGTTGCGAGCTTCCCGGTGCGCCACGGATCGCAGCTCATGCTGGTGACTGACCAGGCCAAGCTCATACGCATGCCGATCCAGTTCCGTCACCTGCTCGAGAAGGGCTTCGAGGAACACAAGGGCTGGTCGGTCTATGGCCGCAGCTCGTCCGGCATCCGCATCTTCGATGTAGCCAAGGGCGAACACATCGTCGGGGCGGCGCTGATCGACGAAACGGAAGAGCCGGAAAATGAGGCCGAGGAAGCCGTGGTCGAGGAAATGGTCGAACGCCGCGGCGGCGACGACGAAACCGCGCCCGACACGACCGCCCACTCTGACCGCAATATCGACGGCGAACCGGGCGGTTGA
- a CDS encoding TadE/TadG family type IV pilus assembly protein translates to MIPRLIRRIRDDDEGITMVEFAFVAPVMFMLILGLLELGYVAFARSTLESAILVASRNSKVAACPAQNAALIEEELIERLDVISTFNNQPPKLVVSSYGTNFGNVGNPEPFNDIDGSGTWDAGEPYTDFNGNGQWDEDMGRDGNYGQFGEVVQFTASVDVVSIIPFVASALNQNEGFYPLSAETVVRNEPFRDATC, encoded by the coding sequence ATGATCCCTCGCCTGATCCGCCGGATAAGGGACGATGACGAAGGCATCACGATGGTCGAATTCGCCTTCGTCGCCCCAGTCATGTTCATGCTGATCCTTGGCTTGCTCGAGCTGGGATACGTCGCATTCGCGCGGTCGACGCTGGAAAGCGCGATCCTCGTCGCCTCGCGCAATTCCAAGGTTGCCGCTTGCCCGGCTCAAAACGCGGCCCTGATCGAAGAGGAGCTGATCGAACGACTCGATGTCATCAGCACCTTCAACAATCAGCCGCCCAAGCTTGTTGTGAGTTCCTACGGAACGAATTTCGGCAATGTGGGCAACCCCGAACCCTTCAACGACATCGATGGTAGCGGCACTTGGGATGCCGGTGAGCCCTACACCGACTTCAACGGCAACGGCCAATGGGATGAAGACATGGGCAGGGACGGCAATTACGGACAATTTGGGGAGGTGGTTCAGTTCACTGCCAGCGTCGATGTTGTCTCCATAATTCCCTTTGTCGCAAGCGCGCTCAATCAGAACGAGGGCTTCTATCCCCTGTCCGCCGAGACCGTGGTACGCAACGAACCGTTCAGAGATGCCACATGCTGA